The window TCGAAAAGGACCGGATGACCTTACGCCTGCCCGTCGCCAAAGCCCGTACCTCCGGTCTGCGTCGCCTGTCCTCGGAAGAGGAAATGCAGTCGGCGTTGGCGAAGTTGCAGGGCCGTGCCCGCGTGCGCCGCACGATGTGGAGCCGCCGTGCCCAGGAATATGAAGCCAAGATCAATTCGGGCGATCCGTCGGCTATTGCCGAAGTGCTGCGCGACCTGCACCGCACCACGGGCATTGCCGAACAATCCTACAGCGAACGCCAGATCTATCAGGCGGCGATGGACCGTCTGGTGCGCGAACTCGCCGCCGTCGAACGCATCGACGAAGATCAGGCGACCAAAAAGCTGGAAACCCTGCTGCAAGCGGCTTAATCCGCCGTTTTTACCAGGGGACTGATCGTCCCGTGATCCGCGTGTGACAAGCCCCCGCAGCCTGCAATCGGCTGCGGGGGTTTTCCGTCTTGGGCTTGACCCTTGCGGGCGAAGCGGCCTAGATCAACGGGCTATGGTCGAATCGGAACGATTTGCCCGCTTAAAAGGGCCTGCAACGCTTTGGGTCGTCGCCGCCGTGCATGGCGATGCCGCGCGTCTGGGGCGCTTGCACGCGGCCCTTGCCCCGCAGCTCCGGCTGGGGGATCGGCTGATCTATACGGGTAATCTGATCGGCATCGGTGGCGATACGCTGGCAACCTTCGAAGAAATGTTGGCATTCCGCCGTTGGTTTTTGGCGCGGCCTGCGGCGATTGTGAGCGATTTCATCTATCTGCGCGGCGCGCAGGAAGAAATGTGGAGCAAGCTGCTTCAACTCCATTTCGCCCCCAATCCGCGCGATGTGCTGGATTGGCTGATCGCCCAGGGCGCCGGGGCAACGCTGGCGGCCTATGGCGGTTCGGCAGCCGAAGGCCATGCGGCATCCCGCGAGGGGGCGGTGTCACTTGCGCGCTGGACGGCGGCGCTGCGCGCGGCGCAGAATGCCCGCCCGGGTCACGCCGCCTTATTGACCGGCGTCAAGCGTGCTGCCTTCACCGATCCGGCGGCGGTTTTGGTCGTTCACAGCGGGCTTGATCCCGACAAGCGGCTGGCCGAACAGAAAGACGCTTTTTGGTGGGACACGAAAGGTTTTAGCCGTTTAGCGGCGCGCGGCACGCCGTTCGAAGGGTTCGCGCGGATCGTGCGCGGGTTTGACCGGTCAGCGCCCGGGCTGGTGGAGGCCGGGGCGACCCTGACGCTCGATGGCGGCTGCGGACGCGGTGGCCCGCTGCTCGCCCTCGGCCTGCGTCCCGACGGGCACATCGTGGCGACGCTATCCAGCGATGCGTGAGGCGCGCTTCCCCCACCCCCTCCTCTCTGTCTAGGGTTTACGGCCTGAGAGAAAATCCCGCGCAGGTGGGATCCCCTGCGACGACGCATTTGCGTGTCAATCAAACAGTTTAACGACGGGAGGATTGGATGGACGGGCTGACCCTGGTGCAAATAGCTTTGCTTGCCGCGTCCGGCTTTATCGCGGGGGCGGTTAATGCCATTGCCGGGGGCGGGACGTTCTTTACCTTTTCGGCCCTGATTGCCACGGGTGTGCCGCCGATTACCGCGAATGCCACCAGTTCGGTAGCGATTACGCCGGGCAATATCACCGGCGCCCTGGCCTATCACCGCGAAATCCGGGCCCACGGTCCGCGTTTCATCGGCCTCATTCTCGTTAGCCTACTCGGTGGGCTGCTGGGGGCCGCGCTGGTGCTGCTGGTCGATAATCAGCAGTTCCGCGCGATGGTGCCCTGGTTCTTGGGTTTTGCGACGCTGCTCTTCGCCACCGGCCCGCGTCTTCAGGCCTGGACGAAGCAGGTCCGCGCCCGGGAGAAAGCCGACCCGTCGCTGCGCCCGAACCGGATCTGGGGCCGGGTCTTCCAATTCTGCGTTGCTATTTACGGCGGGTTCTTCGGGGCGGGCATGGGGATTGTCATGCTGGCGGGCTTGGCGATTACCGAGGGCGAGGATCACCATGTTCTCACCGCGTTGAAAAACCTGCTTGGCATGGTCATTCAGCTCGTGGCGCTGGCGCTTTTCATCTCCGGTGGGTTGGTAAGCTGGCCCCATTGCCTCGCCATTACCGTTCCAGCGCTGATCGGCGGCTGGACCGGCGGCTCCATCGCCCGCCGTCTGCCCGCTAAGATCGTGCGCCTGTTCGTCATCGGCGTCGGCACGCTGTTAACGATCCTGTTTGCCGTGCGCTAAGCGCGCCGCACGTCCGAAAAGAACCGCTCTATATCTTGCTTTAGCCGCTCGCCCTGATCGGAAAGATTGGTCGCAGCGCCGAGGAGATCGCCCGCCAAATCGCGGGTCCGGGCAACCTCGTGCCGGATGGTGTGAATGGTGCTCGATACGTCCGTTGTGCCGCGCTGCGCTTCGATAACATTCCGGGCGATTTCCTGGGTTGCGGCGCTTTGTTGGCGCACGGCGCTCGCCACCGTCGCACTGATCGCCCCAACTTGACGGATTGTATCGTTGATCGACTGAATGGCGGAAACGGCGCCACCGGTCGCCTGTTGAACGGCTTCGATCTGCCGAGAAATATCCTCCGTTGCCTGGGCGGTTTGGCTGGCAAGATTTTTCACTTCGCCCGCGACGACGGCAAAGCCCTTACCCGCCTCCCCAGCCCGCGCGGCTTCGATGGTCGCGTTGAGCGCTAGAAGATTGGTTTGGGCGGCAATGTCCTGGATCAGTTTGACCACATCGCCGATCCGTCCCGCCGCATCGGCCAGGGCGCGAACGGTGACGGCGGTGGCGTCGGCCTCGGTCATCGCGTGCTGGGAAATGCGGGACGACACCTCAACCTGCCGTCCAATCTCATCGACCGACGCCGACAGTTCTTCGGCGGCGGCCGCAACGGTTTCGACATTGCTTGCGGCTTGGTCCGACGCGCTGGCGACGGCGGTTGCGCCGGTTAGATTCGCATCCGCCGCGCCGATCAGCGTATCGG of the Elstera cyanobacteriorum genome contains:
- a CDS encoding CarD family transcriptional regulator; translation: MAQEGFEFRNGEFVVYPTHGVGQVLSTETQTIAGHELKVIVISFEKDRMTLRLPVAKARTSGLRRLSSEEEMQSALAKLQGRARVRRTMWSRRAQEYEAKINSGDPSAIAEVLRDLHRTTGIAEQSYSERQIYQAAMDRLVRELAAVERIDEDQATKKLETLLQAA
- a CDS encoding sulfite exporter TauE/SafE family protein, which encodes MDGLTLVQIALLAASGFIAGAVNAIAGGGTFFTFSALIATGVPPITANATSSVAITPGNITGALAYHREIRAHGPRFIGLILVSLLGGLLGAALVLLVDNQQFRAMVPWFLGFATLLFATGPRLQAWTKQVRAREKADPSLRPNRIWGRVFQFCVAIYGGFFGAGMGIVMLAGLAITEGEDHHVLTALKNLLGMVIQLVALALFISGGLVSWPHCLAITVPALIGGWTGGSIARRLPAKIVRLFVIGVGTLLTILFAVR
- a CDS encoding methyl-accepting chemotaxis protein — its product is MDAPRAILTEQRKSFGAQDYGSAIKALLPEFDRQWTSYLALNAQIIALAGEDKAQAAADLFYTRSKVAFDALSETLRQMTAAAHAGGEQAAADGDREYERAYWAILAALALATLLVALFGVGLARGISRPVLRLTAAMRSLAAGALEETVPETDRRDEIGAMAAAVLIFREAGQQKRALEAAQALEEEARRARQAALDAAIQNFGAASSESTRLLAGIAGTVTQSADTLIGAADANLTGATAVASASDQAASNVETVAAAAEELSASVDEIGRQVEVSSRISQHAMTEADATAVTVRALADAAGRIGDVVKLIQDIAAQTNLLALNATIEAARAGEAGKGFAVVAGEVKNLASQTAQATEDISRQIEAVQQATGGAVSAIQSINDTIRQVGAISATVASAVRQQSAATQEIARNVIEAQRGTTDVSSTIHTIRHEVARTRDLAGDLLGAATNLSDQGERLKQDIERFFSDVRRA